From a region of the Lactuca sativa cultivar Salinas chromosome 4, Lsat_Salinas_v11, whole genome shotgun sequence genome:
- the LOC111879677 gene encoding uncharacterized protein LOC111879677, giving the protein MPWIGIYITLASLFCIVLMLADLLHGFRNRKFWFPCKYFTLNAASLTVIAIAIKLPMDLTTLMPGYVDRAAKLGSLSFMCTMMANLLPSLATMSSKELVSNIIALAVLVITLVVNVCIQINTGVISYHEDDDHYVYMFREDDCHYLYVGLLLTLLIIYACSSLAILKSKQILESKYQVAHQKALKINDDFQQQGILTIEKLKQHVSNYWIMAGTGNPQFMIASSATTSASGVICALSTTFQILNMLFNISRFPTDSKSDYKWSLLVILITQFIGVILGTVAPLSRCFASLSFKMSLKWIVNHVKVSNVESYWTQKLYDWKQSSIPFPYSSRKCKIVIQSLKNLFLSICIGFQKTVVVICKMIRVIPIFFVVCVVYFLRCGKWLKAMFSASSIKLVQNTEQPGKDKDLSRYVLQLQDDMEFAERTLKGISKSVNRLIQKAEKQQPKNLLKLLTGCGGFEGGEKFDSHHVPHLLSEEYLHCWSLPLVTLTTIAMSLPNIQKNIVDCLLSGVSEGLVYVTLVDETLNITDDDVCIQKAAKTLWVEVEVYHKWLGNKLPKLTPKANTAKQILQWLRDTGKNIVSEMERTDMGVIDGSSKCKSISANSMYQTSETILRVYQENIGQVSQEELFAELLSMIADILSACLTNLPKVIAMKCHTSAAEKREESVHAAAQLLGETMQIINILQDREHQSMNSDDMVFIDKWCAYLKHPFP; this is encoded by the coding sequence ATGCCATGGATTGGGATCTACATCACCTTAGCATCTCTGTTTTGTATCGTTTTAATGCTGGCTGATTTATTACATGGTTTTAGAAACAGAAAATTTTGGTTTCCATGTAAATATTTCACTTTGAATGCTGCTTCTCTCACTGTGATAGCTATTGCAATAAAGCTACCCATGGATTTAACTACTCTAATGCCAGGTTATGTCGACCGGGCTGCAAAGCTTGGAAGCCTCTCCTTTATGTGCACTATGATGGCTAATTTATTGCCTTCTTTAGCCACCATGAGCAGCAAGGAACTTGTATCAAACATCATAGCTTTAGCTGTCCTCGTAATTACCTTGGTTGTGAACGTCTGCATTCAGATAAACACGGGAGTTATCTCCTACCATGAAGACGATGATCACTACGTTTATATGTTTAGAGAAGACGATTGTCACTACTTATATGTGGGTCTGTTACTCACGTTGCTTATAATATATGCATGTTCATCTTTAGCAATTCTAAAATCCAAACAGATTCTAGAATCGAAATACCAAGTGGCTCATCAGAAAGCTTTAAAGATCAATGACGACTTCCAACAGCAAGGAATATTAACTATTGAGAAGCTAAAGCAGCATGTGAGCAACTACTGGATCATGGCAGGAACCGGAAACCCCCAATTCATGATAGCTTCCTCAGCAACAACCTCTGCTTCTGGGGTAATATGTGCTTTAAGCACTACCTTCCAGATTCTTAATATGTTATTCAATATTAGTCGATTTCCAACGGACTCTAAGTCGGATTATAAGTGGTCATTGTTGGTGATTCTCATTACACAATTCATCGGAGTCATATTGGGTACAGTTGCGCCACTTTCTAGATGCTTTGCATCCTTAAGCTTTAAGATGTCCCTAAAATGGATTGTGAACCATGTCAAAGTCTCTAACGTGGAGAGCTATTGGACTCAGAAGCTATATGATTGGAAACAGAGTAGCATACCATTCCCATACAGTAGCCGCAAATGCAAGATCGTCATCCAAAGTTTGAAAAATCTGTTTCTCAGCATTTGTATAGGATTCCAGAAGACAGTTGTGGTGATATGCAAGATGATAAGAGTTATTCCAATTTTCTTTGTGGTATGTGTGGTGTACTTTCTTCGTTGTGGGAAGTGGTTAAAGGCGATGTTCAGCGCCTCGAGTATTAAATTGGTACAAAATACTGAGCAACCAGGAAAAGATAAAGATCTTAGTCGATATGTTTTGCAACTTCAAGATGATATGGAGTTTGCCGAGAGAACATTGAAAGGAATTTCAAAATCTGTGAACCGCTTGATCCAAAAGGCTGAAAAACAACAACCCAAAAATCTTTTGAAGCTTCTAACAGGATGTGGAGGTTTTGAAGGAGGTGAAAAGTTTGACAGCCATCATGTTCCGCATTTACTTTCAGAAGAATATCTCCATTGTTGGAGCTTGCCCCTGGTAACTCTgacaaccattgccatgtctctTCCTAACATCCAAAAGAACATTGTCGATTGCTTGCTGAGTGGTGTGAGTGAAGGTCTTGTATATGTCACACTTGTGGATGAAACCCTTAATATTACTGATGATGATGTATGCATTCAAAAGGCGGCTAAAACTCTGTGGGTAGAAGTTGAAGTATACCACAAATGGTTAGGAAACAAGCTACCAAAACTTACACCTAAAGCAAATACAGCTAAACAGATTCTTCAATGGTTGAGGGATACAGGTAAAAACATTGTCAGTGAGATGGAAAGGACGGATATGGGAGTCATAGATGGTAGCTCTAAATGTAAGTCTATTTCTGCTAATTCAATGTATCAAACCTCTGAAACAATCCTGCGCGTCTATCAAGAGAACATAGGCCAGGTTAGCCAAGAAGAACTATTTGCAGAATTATTATCAATGATTGCTGACATTTTGTCTGCGTGTCTCACCAACTTACCCAAAGTCATAGCAATGAAATGTCACACAAGTGCcgcagagaaaagagaggaaagtGTGCATGCTGCAGCCCAACTTCTCGGTGAGACTATGCAAATAATCAACATCCTGCAAGATCGAGAACATCAAAGCATGAACTCTGATGACATGGTGTTTATTGACAAATGGTGTGCTTACTTAAAGCATCCTTTTCCATAA